Proteins encoded in a region of the Schistocerca serialis cubense isolate TAMUIC-IGC-003099 chromosome 6, iqSchSeri2.2, whole genome shotgun sequence genome:
- the LOC126483675 gene encoding SUN domain-containing ossification factor isoform X3, with the protein MRELLLLMEAPVCGFRRLAGSPSATASACVIVSSAACDGHGPCYWGCRASFRLLQMALLYVAVICIIWAFPPVYHRLSETSQAVVFTLVDSAAAELQQQAGTVDAPDEPSRTDNLTVSKSAADSLAASEVTIPTLSADVANLTETEEDKQHQKYVVRAEPKVVEQRPQGQASQPPPQAAAKEDSGPFVNDSLEEVQASRTTEDQGPPDPSKAETEHSLPEDIPSFSEWRLKHLAEDEQKKRDQNNATSPPVTQSRPAGSSKLHSKNYASPDCGAKIVAANPEATSASSVLSPSRDEYLLNTCTSRIWFVVELCEAIQAKKIEIANFELFSSPPREFSVYVSDRFPTRDWQNVGNFVAEDERTIQSFNLHPHLFGKFIKVEFHSHYGSEHFCPVSLFRAYGTSEFEVLKTVDQVLEPDENIDDDDVEDDDEPLDIGKGEPSTIFDNARYAILSIVTKAAEALGKSGDSRNNTDIQNNTTESFHSQVPSAEPCRSPRHIVVCDNCSDSLYGDVFKLLSCEEENLHALIESPFVSDTIRDSKLCAPYGLDFPSRKLGAPFPLKPGKMFGIRQVDPGGYIMALFPPKYIAALCNMLAVFEKRVALNVSEELNASPVLESTEKEDTESHIVEDNLENVLKPVPTCTMTTSLSTKPCNISSTAENIDSHVVPVTVSHIDSSVAAQIKPTKTLERVDDEDVAPSLLTASKVLPSSETVVTELPPAPDTMLQASSVIQAIDSANGSAQTKAVETKEQLVDSSTSQVEDFGLVLEESVTMPVTAEEPAQDNLSLDSLLNELKDLERVVDTSTAPAVATTMAPPSLPTQQVQKESVFVRLANKIKALERNMSLSGQYLEELSKRYKKQVEDMQKSFNRTLSVVLDQNRKAEEREKRRLEEIVELKQQLSILSATVETIVNERTSWAATGYALMQPLFFIVVFAVMLQYLKHHANHTNLQLNEDNQRRFSIGYRSRKLNRFEKRRRSVEGVTGHEIHRLKKRRPSEDTLVSGSYYELLIPDNQASEVDGGVRSVLRLENKRRRRKKKDSLPRSDYNTELQKPTDTQSDPLFQEKSSEANNPSIINGFHSSDHQELKSEAEQLSNVVQCTSSDNIQYSSAESLLKTTGSAVQYSDSSDSSLHNRGRGLLQLEVLYSNKQVNDKVNLSESVPVLGHNNGSVKHQGLSPKIRNLSAPLFMKTAMAARSGRRSSEQSPTLQAKLKSDNWEWYSSRKGNGSSHTVTSTQTVQNGDGSSRATPDSLERTSNVSSTVDPIRKEGSKKQTGGLKKIGSWRIQSLFKN; encoded by the exons agctgctgctgctgatggagGCGCCGGTGTGCGGCTTCAGGCGGCTGGCCGGCTCCCCGTCTGCGACCGCCTCGGCGTGCGTCATTGTGTCCTCGGCCGCGTGCGATGGCCACGGGCCCTGCTACTGGGGGTGCCGCGCGTCCTTCCGCCTGCTGCAGATGGCCCTCCTCTACGTCGCCGTCATCTGCATCATCTGGGCCTTCCCTCCGGTGTACCACCG ATTGTCGGAGACTAGTCAAGCTGTAGTGTTTACGCTCGTCGACTCGGCGGCAGCTGAGCTCCAGCAGCAGGCGGGCACTGTGGATGCACCTGATGAGCCATCTCGTACTGACAACCTCACAGTCAGCAAGTCTGCAGCTGACAGCCTTGCTGCCTCTGAGGTGACAATACCCACTCTGTCGGCAGATGTCGCCAATCTTACAGAAACTGAGGAAGATAAACAGCACCAGAAGTACGTAGTGCGGGCAGAACCGAAAGTGGTAGAGCAGAGGCCGCAGGGGCAAGCTTCTCAGCCACCGCCACAGGCTGCTGCAAAAGAAGACTCTGGACCTTTTGTCAATGACAGTCTTGAAGAAGTGCAAGCATCCAGGACTACAGAGGATCAAGGTCCACCTGACCCTAGCAAGGCAGAGACTGAACACTCACTACCAGAGGACATACCATCCTTTAGTGAGTGGAGGCTAAAACATCTTGCAGAAGATGAGCAGAAAAAGAGAG ATCAGAATAATGCAACATCTCCTCCTGTCACCCAGAGTCGGCCAGCTGGAAGTTCTAAACTGCATTCAAAAAATTACGCATCTCCAGACTGTGGTGCAAAAATAGTTGCAGCTAATCCTGAAGCTACAAGTGCCAGTTCAGTATTATCTCCGTCTCGAGATGAGTACCTTCTGAACACTTGCACCAGTCGAATTTGGTTTGTGGTTGAATTGTGTGAAGCTATACAGGCAAAAAAG ATTGAGATTGCCAACTTCGAATTATTTTCATCACCACCACGAGAGTTCTCTGTGTATGTTAGTGACAGGTTTCCAACTAGAGACTGGCAAAATGTAGGCAATTTTGTTGCAGAAGATGAAAGAACAATCCAGAGCTTTAACTTACATCCCCACTTGTTTGGAAAATTTATAAAAGTAGAATTTCACTCCCATTATGGCTCGGAACATTTCTGCCCAGTGTCGCTGTTTCGTGCATACGGAACTAGCGAGTTTGAAGTTTTGAAAACAGTGGATCAAGTTTTAGAGCCAGATGAAAATATAGACGATGATgatgttgaagatgatgatgaaccACTTGATATTGGTAAAGGAGAACCATCAACCATATTTGATAATGCTCGTTATGCAATATTAAGTATTGTCACAAAAGCGGCAGAAGCACTAGGGAAAAGTGGAGACTCGCGAAATAATACAGACATTCAGAACAACACAACAGAAAGTTTTCATTCACAAGTCCCCAGTGCAGAACCTTGTAGGAGTCCTAGGCATATTGTTGTGTGTGACAACTGTAGTGATTCACTGTATGGTGATGTATTTAAGTTACTTAGTTGTGAAGAAGAGAATCTGCATGCACTAATAGAATCGCCTTTCGTTTCGGACACCATCAGGGACTCAAAGTTGTGTGCTCCATATGGATTAGATTTCCCAAGTCGCAAGTTGGGGGCTCCATTCCCTCTTAAACCTGGAAAAATGTTTGGCATTAGGCAAGTGGATCCAGGAGGCTACATTATGGCACTGTTCCCCCCAAAATATATAGCAGCCCTGTGTAATATGTTAGCAGTATTTGAAAAGCGAGTGGCCTTAAATGTTAGTGAAGAACTGAATGCTAGTCCTGTTTTGGAAAGTACAGAAAAAGAAGACACAGAATCTCACATCGTGGAAGATAATTTGGAAAACGTCCTGAAACCTGTTCCAACATGTACAATGACTACTAGTTTAAGTACCAAACCCTGTAATATTAGTAGCACTGCAGAGAACATAGACTCTCATGTTGTGCCTGTAACAGTATCTCATATTGACTCATCAGTTGCTGCACAAATTAAGCCAACTAAAACACTGGAGAGGGTTGATGATGAAGATGTAGCACCTTCTCTTCTCACAGCTAGTAAAGTACTACCCAGTTCAGAAACTGTAGTTACAGAGCTGCCACCTGCACCAGATACAATGTTACAAGCATCTTCAGTGATACAAGCAATAGACAGTGCAAATGGAAGTGCTCAGACAAAGGCTGTTGAAACTAAGGAACAGTTAGTAGACTCGAGTACATCACAAGTAGAAGATTTTGGCCTGGTGTTGGAAGAGAGTGTCACCATGCCAGTTACAGCAGAGGAACCAGCACAAGATAATCTTTCACTGGACAGCTTGCTTAATGAACTGAAGGACCTGGAGCGAGTTGTTGACACCAGCACTGCTCCAGCTGTAGCTACAACTATGGCACCACCGAGTTTACCGACACAGCAAGTCCAGAAAGAATCAGTTTTTGTCAGGCTTGCAAACAAGATCAAG gCTCTGGAGCGCAATATGTCCCTGAGTGGCCAGTACCTCGAAGAACTTAGTAAGAGGTACAAGAAACAAGTGGAGGATATGCAAAAGTCTTTCAATCGTACATTGTCAGTCGTTCTGGATCAAAATCGTAAAGCAGAAGAACGAGAGAAAAGAAGACTAGAAGAGATTGTTGAGTTAAAACAACAACTTTCGATCCTTTCAGCAACAGTTGAAACTATAGTTAATGAAAGAACTAGTTGGGCTGCCACAGGTTAT GCCCTGATGCAGCCTCTTTTCTTCATAGTGGTGTTTGCAGTAATGCTTCAGTACTTGAAGCATCATGCAAATCACACAAATTTACAGCTGAATGAAGATAATCAACGAAGATTTAGCATTGGATATAGAAGCAGGAAGTTAAATAGATTTGAAAAGAGGAGGAGATCTGTTGAAGGAGTTACTGGGCATGAAATACATAGATTAAAGAAGCGGCGTCCAAGTGAAGACACTTTAGTTTCAG GTAGCTATTATGAGTTACTCATCCCAGATAATCAGGCATCAGAAGTTGATGGAGGTGTCCGCAGTGTATTGAGGTTGGAGAATAAACGAAGAAGACGGAAGAAAAAAGATTCGTTGCCAAGATCAGACTACAACACTGAACTACAGAAGCCAACAGATACACAGAGTGATCCTCTGTTTCAGGAGAAATCTTCTGAAGCTAATAATCCATCAATTATAAATGGTTTTCATTCATCTGACCATCAAGAACTTAAATCTGAAGCAGAGCAGTTATCAAATGTGGTTCAGTGCACATCATCAGACAATATACAGTACTCAAGTGCAGAATCACTATTGAAAACTACAGGTTCTGCAGTGCAATACTCTGACTCCTCAGATTCATCTTTACACAATAGGGGGCGAGGGTTATTACAGCTCGAAGTTCTGTATTCCAACAAACAAGTGAATGATAAGGTTAACCTAAGTGAGTCTGTACCAGTATTAGGACACAATAATGGTTCAGTGAAACATCAGGGTCTGAGTCCAAAGATTCGCAATCTGTCAGCTCCTTTGTTTATGAAGACTGCAATGGCTGCAAGAAGTGGTCGTCGTAGCTCAGAGCAGAGTCCGACATTGCAGGCTAAATTGAAGTCTGACAACTGGGAGTGGTACAGTAGTAGAAAGGGCAATGGTTCTAGTCATACAGTGACATCAACACAAACAGTGCAGAATGGTGATGGCAGTAGTCGTGCAACTCCAGATTCATTAGAAAGGACAAGTAATGTGAGCAGCACAGTAGATCCAATACGTAAAGAAGGTAGCAAGAAGCAGACTGGTGGCTTAAAGAAAATAGGAAGCTGGAGAATACAGTCACTGTTCAAAAACTGA
- the LOC126483675 gene encoding SUN domain-containing ossification factor isoform X1 — MKNSVSFICLCLYCILLMPSCLVLLVENPEKAAPKPHRVIGKTEHSNGQQFNHNEIEKEVPLREQNSDFQDTRDLPGIGLEKVMLKRNEKKEEITTAEIHSSFEEAVPSQAQDVHLPTQIKQEDDVKIGDVAKELSETSQAVVFTLVDSAAAELQQQAGTVDAPDEPSRTDNLTVSKSAADSLAASEVTIPTLSADVANLTETEEDKQHQKYVVRAEPKVVEQRPQGQASQPPPQAAAKEDSGPFVNDSLEEVQASRTTEDQGPPDPSKAETEHSLPEDIPSFSEWRLKHLAEDEQKKRDQNNATSPPVTQSRPAGSSKLHSKNYASPDCGAKIVAANPEATSASSVLSPSRDEYLLNTCTSRIWFVVELCEAIQAKKIEIANFELFSSPPREFSVYVSDRFPTRDWQNVGNFVAEDERTIQSFNLHPHLFGKFIKVEFHSHYGSEHFCPVSLFRAYGTSEFEVLKTVDQVLEPDENIDDDDVEDDDEPLDIGKGEPSTIFDNARYAILSIVTKAAEALGKSGDSRNNTDIQNNTTESFHSQVPSAEPCRSPRHIVVCDNCSDSLYGDVFKLLSCEEENLHALIESPFVSDTIRDSKLCAPYGLDFPSRKLGAPFPLKPGKMFGIRQVDPGGYIMALFPPKYIAALCNMLAVFEKRVALNVSEELNASPVLESTEKEDTESHIVEDNLENVLKPVPTCTMTTSLSTKPCNISSTAENIDSHVVPVTVSHIDSSVAAQIKPTKTLERVDDEDVAPSLLTASKVLPSSETVVTELPPAPDTMLQASSVIQAIDSANGSAQTKAVETKEQLVDSSTSQVEDFGLVLEESVTMPVTAEEPAQDNLSLDSLLNELKDLERVVDTSTAPAVATTMAPPSLPTQQVQKESVFVRLANKIKALERNMSLSGQYLEELSKRYKKQVEDMQKSFNRTLSVVLDQNRKAEEREKRRLEEIVELKQQLSILSATVETIVNERTSWAATGYALMQPLFFIVVFAVMLQYLKHHANHTNLQLNEDNQRRFSIGYRSRKLNRFEKRRRSVEGVTGHEIHRLKKRRPSEDTLVSGSYYELLIPDNQASEVDGGVRSVLRLENKRRRRKKKDSLPRSDYNTELQKPTDTQSDPLFQEKSSEANNPSIINGFHSSDHQELKSEAEQLSNVVQCTSSDNIQYSSAESLLKTTGSAVQYSDSSDSSLHNRGRGLLQLEVLYSNKQVNDKVNLSESVPVLGHNNGSVKHQGLSPKIRNLSAPLFMKTAMAARSGRRSSEQSPTLQAKLKSDNWEWYSSRKGNGSSHTVTSTQTVQNGDGSSRATPDSLERTSNVSSTVDPIRKEGSKKQTGGLKKIGSWRIQSLFKN; from the exons ATTGTCGGAGACTAGTCAAGCTGTAGTGTTTACGCTCGTCGACTCGGCGGCAGCTGAGCTCCAGCAGCAGGCGGGCACTGTGGATGCACCTGATGAGCCATCTCGTACTGACAACCTCACAGTCAGCAAGTCTGCAGCTGACAGCCTTGCTGCCTCTGAGGTGACAATACCCACTCTGTCGGCAGATGTCGCCAATCTTACAGAAACTGAGGAAGATAAACAGCACCAGAAGTACGTAGTGCGGGCAGAACCGAAAGTGGTAGAGCAGAGGCCGCAGGGGCAAGCTTCTCAGCCACCGCCACAGGCTGCTGCAAAAGAAGACTCTGGACCTTTTGTCAATGACAGTCTTGAAGAAGTGCAAGCATCCAGGACTACAGAGGATCAAGGTCCACCTGACCCTAGCAAGGCAGAGACTGAACACTCACTACCAGAGGACATACCATCCTTTAGTGAGTGGAGGCTAAAACATCTTGCAGAAGATGAGCAGAAAAAGAGAG ATCAGAATAATGCAACATCTCCTCCTGTCACCCAGAGTCGGCCAGCTGGAAGTTCTAAACTGCATTCAAAAAATTACGCATCTCCAGACTGTGGTGCAAAAATAGTTGCAGCTAATCCTGAAGCTACAAGTGCCAGTTCAGTATTATCTCCGTCTCGAGATGAGTACCTTCTGAACACTTGCACCAGTCGAATTTGGTTTGTGGTTGAATTGTGTGAAGCTATACAGGCAAAAAAG ATTGAGATTGCCAACTTCGAATTATTTTCATCACCACCACGAGAGTTCTCTGTGTATGTTAGTGACAGGTTTCCAACTAGAGACTGGCAAAATGTAGGCAATTTTGTTGCAGAAGATGAAAGAACAATCCAGAGCTTTAACTTACATCCCCACTTGTTTGGAAAATTTATAAAAGTAGAATTTCACTCCCATTATGGCTCGGAACATTTCTGCCCAGTGTCGCTGTTTCGTGCATACGGAACTAGCGAGTTTGAAGTTTTGAAAACAGTGGATCAAGTTTTAGAGCCAGATGAAAATATAGACGATGATgatgttgaagatgatgatgaaccACTTGATATTGGTAAAGGAGAACCATCAACCATATTTGATAATGCTCGTTATGCAATATTAAGTATTGTCACAAAAGCGGCAGAAGCACTAGGGAAAAGTGGAGACTCGCGAAATAATACAGACATTCAGAACAACACAACAGAAAGTTTTCATTCACAAGTCCCCAGTGCAGAACCTTGTAGGAGTCCTAGGCATATTGTTGTGTGTGACAACTGTAGTGATTCACTGTATGGTGATGTATTTAAGTTACTTAGTTGTGAAGAAGAGAATCTGCATGCACTAATAGAATCGCCTTTCGTTTCGGACACCATCAGGGACTCAAAGTTGTGTGCTCCATATGGATTAGATTTCCCAAGTCGCAAGTTGGGGGCTCCATTCCCTCTTAAACCTGGAAAAATGTTTGGCATTAGGCAAGTGGATCCAGGAGGCTACATTATGGCACTGTTCCCCCCAAAATATATAGCAGCCCTGTGTAATATGTTAGCAGTATTTGAAAAGCGAGTGGCCTTAAATGTTAGTGAAGAACTGAATGCTAGTCCTGTTTTGGAAAGTACAGAAAAAGAAGACACAGAATCTCACATCGTGGAAGATAATTTGGAAAACGTCCTGAAACCTGTTCCAACATGTACAATGACTACTAGTTTAAGTACCAAACCCTGTAATATTAGTAGCACTGCAGAGAACATAGACTCTCATGTTGTGCCTGTAACAGTATCTCATATTGACTCATCAGTTGCTGCACAAATTAAGCCAACTAAAACACTGGAGAGGGTTGATGATGAAGATGTAGCACCTTCTCTTCTCACAGCTAGTAAAGTACTACCCAGTTCAGAAACTGTAGTTACAGAGCTGCCACCTGCACCAGATACAATGTTACAAGCATCTTCAGTGATACAAGCAATAGACAGTGCAAATGGAAGTGCTCAGACAAAGGCTGTTGAAACTAAGGAACAGTTAGTAGACTCGAGTACATCACAAGTAGAAGATTTTGGCCTGGTGTTGGAAGAGAGTGTCACCATGCCAGTTACAGCAGAGGAACCAGCACAAGATAATCTTTCACTGGACAGCTTGCTTAATGAACTGAAGGACCTGGAGCGAGTTGTTGACACCAGCACTGCTCCAGCTGTAGCTACAACTATGGCACCACCGAGTTTACCGACACAGCAAGTCCAGAAAGAATCAGTTTTTGTCAGGCTTGCAAACAAGATCAAG gCTCTGGAGCGCAATATGTCCCTGAGTGGCCAGTACCTCGAAGAACTTAGTAAGAGGTACAAGAAACAAGTGGAGGATATGCAAAAGTCTTTCAATCGTACATTGTCAGTCGTTCTGGATCAAAATCGTAAAGCAGAAGAACGAGAGAAAAGAAGACTAGAAGAGATTGTTGAGTTAAAACAACAACTTTCGATCCTTTCAGCAACAGTTGAAACTATAGTTAATGAAAGAACTAGTTGGGCTGCCACAGGTTAT GCCCTGATGCAGCCTCTTTTCTTCATAGTGGTGTTTGCAGTAATGCTTCAGTACTTGAAGCATCATGCAAATCACACAAATTTACAGCTGAATGAAGATAATCAACGAAGATTTAGCATTGGATATAGAAGCAGGAAGTTAAATAGATTTGAAAAGAGGAGGAGATCTGTTGAAGGAGTTACTGGGCATGAAATACATAGATTAAAGAAGCGGCGTCCAAGTGAAGACACTTTAGTTTCAG GTAGCTATTATGAGTTACTCATCCCAGATAATCAGGCATCAGAAGTTGATGGAGGTGTCCGCAGTGTATTGAGGTTGGAGAATAAACGAAGAAGACGGAAGAAAAAAGATTCGTTGCCAAGATCAGACTACAACACTGAACTACAGAAGCCAACAGATACACAGAGTGATCCTCTGTTTCAGGAGAAATCTTCTGAAGCTAATAATCCATCAATTATAAATGGTTTTCATTCATCTGACCATCAAGAACTTAAATCTGAAGCAGAGCAGTTATCAAATGTGGTTCAGTGCACATCATCAGACAATATACAGTACTCAAGTGCAGAATCACTATTGAAAACTACAGGTTCTGCAGTGCAATACTCTGACTCCTCAGATTCATCTTTACACAATAGGGGGCGAGGGTTATTACAGCTCGAAGTTCTGTATTCCAACAAACAAGTGAATGATAAGGTTAACCTAAGTGAGTCTGTACCAGTATTAGGACACAATAATGGTTCAGTGAAACATCAGGGTCTGAGTCCAAAGATTCGCAATCTGTCAGCTCCTTTGTTTATGAAGACTGCAATGGCTGCAAGAAGTGGTCGTCGTAGCTCAGAGCAGAGTCCGACATTGCAGGCTAAATTGAAGTCTGACAACTGGGAGTGGTACAGTAGTAGAAAGGGCAATGGTTCTAGTCATACAGTGACATCAACACAAACAGTGCAGAATGGTGATGGCAGTAGTCGTGCAACTCCAGATTCATTAGAAAGGACAAGTAATGTGAGCAGCACAGTAGATCCAATACGTAAAGAAGGTAGCAAGAAGCAGACTGGTGGCTTAAAGAAAATAGGAAGCTGGAGAATACAGTCACTGTTCAAAAACTGA